The genomic stretch ACATGCTTAAGCAACTCTTTCACTATCGCTACGGGATAACTTGGTCTCGCCTGCTGATACAGCTGACTTCCTGTCGAAAATAAATCTTTCATTTTTGTTTGGTATCACTGACGATCGTTCATAAAAGCAACTATAACCGAACAACATGTAAGCATTGTGGATTTTCTCACTTCAGCCTAGATTGTAATGACTCACAAATACCACGTAGCCCACCTTACAAAGCGCAAAACTTTTTAACAGACGAAAAAAAGCCCCAAATTAATTGAGGCTTTTTAAAATATGGTGGCGAGACCCAGGTTCGAACTGGGGACACACGGATTTTCAATCCGTTGCTCTACCGACTGAGCTATCACGCCGATGCGGTGTATTAAGCCGTATTCACCGTAACTTGTCAATTAAAATCATCAAGTTTCCAAACGAGTGAATATTTTTTACCCAAAAAAAATCCCCGATTGGAATCGAGGATTGAAAACTGAAAATACGTTTTAAAATATGGTGGCGAGACCCAGGTTCGAACTGGGGACACACGGATTTTCAATCCGTTGCTCTACCGACTGAGCTATCACGCCAATGGGGCACATTAAACAATGTTACATAATAATCGTCAAGCCCCAAATGCGGAAAAACACCACGTTCGCTTATTTTTAATGCAATACACGACGAAATCGTCTTAAATTTTGCCTAAGTGCGCCAAACAGCGATGGATTGCGCCACACCCTGGCTCAAAAGCCCTGACATTTTTCGCTTCTTCAAATCGGCAAACTTCTGCAACCAGCCTTTCTGCAACGCCTCGACCACGATTGGCAGGATGCACAACAATATTTTCCAATACTTTGGTTTCGCCTTGACCCGTACACCAAATTGCACCAATAATTTTAGAATTAAATTCTGCTGTGTAAACTAAGGTATACTGTGCAAGGTTTTGCTCAAGTTGCTCAATGGCGTCTTTCCCGTCACCAAACTCAGGACTGGTATCATATAATCGTTCCAATTGATCACGAATCTCATGTTTTTCAATTGAAGTGTAAGCATGTACGGTGATAGGCATTGATTAACCCTCCAGAGCAATCTAATATGCCGTGACTTTGTCACAGCCTATATTTTTAAATCAAGCATTTTTAACGTTTTTTGAGGGACTTGTCGATGACACAGCGTATCAGTGAAGTAGTGAGAAACACCAACGAAACCAAAATTCGAGTTCGTGTGAATCTTGATGGTACTGGTCAAGGCAGCCTCAATACCGGTGTTCCATTTTTAGATCATATGATCGATCAAATCAAGCGTCATGGTTTATTTGATATTGATATCCATTGTGATGGCGATGTTGACATTGATGATCACCACACCGTAGAAGATTGTGGCATTACCCTTGGTCAAGCCTTTGCACAAGCGCTTGGTGATAAAAAAGGCCTAAAACGTTATGGCCATTTTTACGCCCCACTTGATGAATCTTTAAGCCGTGTTGTGGTTGATTTATCTGGTCGTCCGGGCTTGTTCATGGATATTCCATTCACCCGTTCGCATGTTGGCCGCTTTGATGTCGATTTATTTTCCGAATTCTTCCAAGGCTTTGTAAATCACGCCTTAATGACGTTACATATCGACAATTTAAAGGGCAAAAATAGCCACCACCAAATTGAAAGTGTATTTAAAGCCTTTGCCCGCGCCTTGCGTATGGCATGTGAAGTAGATCCACGTGCTGAGAATATGGTTGCGTCAACCAAAGGGACACTTTAATGACTCGGATTGCCCTCTTAGACTATGGCATGGGAAATCTGCACTCTGCCGCCAAAGCACTTGAGCATGTTGGCGCACGTGTCGATGTAACCAATGATCCCAAGCTTATTGCGCAAGCCGATAAAATCGTCTTCCCTGGTGTGGGTGCGATGCGTGACTGTATGCAAGGCATGCGTGAAGCTGGTATTGATGACGTGGTTAAAAACGCTGCCTTCAACAAACCCGTTCTCGCGATTTGTGTGGGTATGCAAGCCCTGATGCATCATTCTGAAGAAAATGGTGGCAGTGAAGCCTTAGGCATCTTTGACGGAACAGTCAAACATTTCCCAGATGTACCGCATTTAAAAGTGCCGCACATGGGTTGGAATCAAGTGCAACAACACGATCCCGAACACCCGATGTGGCACAACATTGAGCAAAATAGCCGTTTTTATTTTGTGCATAGTTATTATGTTAAGCCACAAGACAGTAGTATCGTTGCCGCACATTGCGATTATGCACTGCCATTTTGTGCTGCGATTCATAAAGACAATTTATTTGCGACTCAATTCCATCCTGAAAAAAGTCATACCGCTGGTTTACAGCTGTTAAAAAACTTTGTGGAATGGAAAATCTAAGCCAATTATTCAATCATTTATATTTAGATCAAGCCGGTTCGCTGGCTTGATCCTTATCTGCTCGGTCTTTTAGTATTTAGTATTGAAATGACCCACAAGTCCAATATTAACTACTTTGTACTTTCTGATTGATGAACGAAACCACCGGCGATCGGGGTGACCTGAATACTAATTTCGGCATTTAAATTTAATGCAGCATATCTGGCTTTGATTTCAGCCATCAACTGTTCAACCGTTGCTAGGCTTAAATCGGCAGAGCATGGCCGTGGATCTTGATGAAAGGCCGTATTTTTCGATTCCTCTTTGCCTTCAAAGACCCAACGCTCACTCACTCCCAATATTTTTGCCAACTCAATTAAGTGTTGTGCAGACGGAATGCTTGAGCCTTGCAACCATTGCGTGACGGTCTTTTTAGAAACACCAAGCGCATCAACCAAGTCGATCTGTTTTAAGTTCTTATCTTTAATTAACTGCCTGATTCGCTTAACACCATCTAATAAGAGATCGTCGTACTTATCATCCATCGTCACGCTTCCTATTTTAAATCGCTGGCTAAACCGTTCAACCCATTGACTGAATCAACAACGATTGAATGGACTTAAGGTGATATTTAACATTTAAATATCATAGCCTAAAAGCCATTTTGAAACTGTAACTCTGCTTTGATCTCCTGAAAAAATAAAAAGCTGCCGCAGAGACTTAGCGATTAGAGAATACTTTGTTAATATGTCACACAATTAATTCATGATGACAACAGCCAAGGAGCGCAAGCATGCTGATCATCCCCGCAATTGACCTAAAAGATGGTCAATGTGTTCGTTTAAAACAAGGTCGAATGGAAGACAACACCGTATTTTCAGAAGATCCAGTGGCCACTGCACAGCATTGGGTGAATGAAGGAGCACGTCGCCTGCACCTTGTTGATCTAAACGGTGCTTTTGCGGGTACGCCCATTCACAAGCCTGTGGTCGAAGCGATTGCGAAAGCACAGCCTGATCTACCAATTCAAATTGGTGGTGGAATCCGTTCATTAGAAACCATCGCGCATTATCTTGAAGCGGGTGTTTCTTTTGTGATTATTGGAACCAAGGCCGTACAAGACCCCGCATTTGTTGAGCAAGCCTGTAAACAGTTTGCAGGCCATATCATTGTCGGCATTGATGCGATCAATGGCATGGTTGCAACCGATGGTTGGGCCAATGTGACTGACGTGAAAGCGACTGACTTAGCAAAACGTTTTGCTGATGCTGGCGTATCTAGCATTGTCTATACCGATATTGCACGTGATGGCATGATGCAAGGTGTAAACGTTGAGCAAACTGTTCATCTTGCTAAATATTCAGGTCTTCCTGTGATTGCTTCTGGTGGCGTCACCAATCTTGATGATGTGCGTCTACTGCAAGGTCAACCTGGCATTCTTGGTGCGATTACTGGTCGTGCGATTTATGAAGGTACGCTTAGCTTGCGTGAAGCACAATTGATTCTAGACCAATCATCATTCTAAATCATAAACTTATATCGTCTTGAAAGAGGCCAATGTGGCCTCTTTTTTGTTCCTATTTTTTCTCCCCCTTTTATTAATATTTCGACAATTTATGACCCAGCATCCCGCTCCTTGGTTTAAAACCAAAGCACCGCAATTAGCGCTGTTATTTATGACGCTAATTTGGGGTGGCACTTTTCTGATCGTTCAATATGGCCTAAATTATAGCTCGCCATTATTTTTTGTTGGCTGCCGTTTTGCCGCAGCGAGTATTGCCGTGGGATTGCTGTATTTCCGTCACTTAAAAGGTATACGCCTGAAGGATGTGATTGCTGGTGCCTGTATCGGTGCCACCATTGCCGCAGGTTACAGCACACAGACCATTGGCTTACAAACGATTAGCAGCAGTGAATCCGCCTTTTTAACCGCACTGTATGTGCCACTGGTACCAGTTCTATTGTGGTTGATCTTCCGCAAAAGCCCAAACCTCATGACTTGGGTTGGCGTGATACTGGCCTTTATTGGTTTGATCATGCTGACTGGAAATGGCTTAGGCCAGCTCAATTTCAACTTTGGTCAAACCATTACCATGCTCGGTTCGATTGCCATTGCCTTAGAAATTATTTTAATTAGTTTTTTCTCGAATAAAGTTGATCTCGCCAAAGTCACAGTATTACAACTCGGCTTTGCTTCAATCATTTGCTTTGCGATGATGCCAATTGTCGGTGAACATGCGCCAAACGAATTTTCATGGATATTGGTGGCGATTACGGTCGGACTTGGTCTTGCCAGTGCGTTTATTCAAATGGTGATGAATTGGGCACAACGCTTTGTCGATCCGGCACAAGCTGCGATTATTTATGCAGGCGAACCCGTGTGGGCAGGCATATTTGGTCGTATTGCTGGTGAGCGCTTGCCTTTTATCGCCTTATTGGGTGGGGCTTTGGTGGTGTTTGCTGTGATTATCAGTCAGTTAAAACCGAAGTTCCTTAAGTCTAAAGCTGTATCGAAGGATCTGTCTTAATCGACTCCTGAGCGACTTGAATATCAATGGCACTCCGTTTCAGACTTTGCATGCTTAAGTAAAATACGAGTTTGATAATATTCAACACTCGGCATTGGTGCATAGAAATGGTGTAGTAAGGCTTTCCACTCCAGATAAGCCGCTGACTGTCTAAAACCATGTTGATGATCCTCAATCCGTTCCCAAACAATCATTAAAATATAACGATCTGCTTGAGTCGCATGCTTGAGCAATTGCAGTTCATGAAAACCAGAGATGCCCGCAACTAAACCTTTGGCTTGCTGCATCGCTTGTTCAAAGGCCGTTGATTGATCTGGCTTAATCTGTAAATAAACGTGCTCAATAAACATCAGTGTCTCCATCCTTGGAATCAAATATAAACAGCGCTGTGTGACTACCTTAAAATTTGCCTAAACATTCGCTTTAAAATTTCAGCACGTTAAATGGGGAAATCATCCAAATCAACAATAAGAGATTAAAGACGATGGTCAACCGATAAATCTTTAAAAAAGGTTGTTTCTGAGTCTTATGACGCAGGCGCTGTTGTGCCAACCAAGCCGCTGGCCAACCCCCAAGGAAGGCCAAAACATGTAGAGTCTGTTCAGCAATGCGACGACGACCGAGTTGTGCTGCTTCTTTGTCTTGGGCATAGCACCAATAGCAGATCAGATTGATCAATAGTAAAAATAACAGCAATAAACTCGGTAGCATGCCGACTGCGGACAATATGCCAATCCCAATAATATAAGCTGCGATAAGGATCTGCATCGGCTGTAGACGTTGGCGATGACCTGAACTGGCATGTGGTGCAGGCTTGGGGGCTCTTTGCGTTTGGGTTTGTGAGGCTTTTAAATACACCACTTGACTGGCTCGATAACGCCCTTTGCCATCAATTACCGCTTTATATTCTAGAGCACAACCAATAATTGGACGCGGCCCTTGCCGTGTAAAATCTTTGATATGCAAAAAAACCCGTGCTTTGGCGGCATCATCAGGTTGAATAAAACCATAACCTTGATCATCAAACCACTCGACTAACCGACCTTGATCACGCAATGCATTTCCCCTTTTCAAACACCCAATGGGTTAAAGTTTCCATTAAGCCAATACAGAATTTAAGCGTTCCATCAGCATATTACGCATTTCTAATGGATTTTTATGCAAGATATCATCACCCGTGCGGGCATGCATTTTATTTTTAAGCGCAACACCCAAACGCATTAACCAAAAACGACATGCTGCAACGGCCAAATATACATCTAGACAGGCTGACTCATCTACTGTGAGTCGACGTATCGCCTGATAGGCAGTAAGAAAAGCATCTCGTTTCTCTAAATCTAATGTTACTGCTGGGAAATTGGTGCAGAAGTCATTGATACTGATCGCAATATCAAATAAATACTCATCTCGATTCAGTTCATAAAAATCTAAAATACCGCTGAGCCTGCCTTCTTGGAATAAGGTATTGTCCCGAAATAAATCTGAATGAATCAAGCCCTGTGGGCGATCTGGATGTTGTTGCTTTTTAACTTCAAATACGTCCATTAACTGGGTTAATAGCGCCCTATCTGCTGGCTGCATGCTGACTTTTAAATCCAGTGCGATCTGCTTCCAATACTGATGATTGCGGTTAAATTCACGTTGTAACGGCAAGTCTTTGAGCGCCACATGCAATTGAGCTTGCGCACGAGCAACCGCTTGGACTTGTGCCAGTGTGGTCTGTTCTGGATGTGAACCATAAAGGCGTGGTGCAATTTGTGCAGGTTTGTCGGCCAAAGTATGAATCGCCTGCCCTGCATATTTTAATGGGCCTGCCACTGGTAATCCATGTTGCGCCAATTGGTCAAGTACAGGCACAATTTCACCTGCTTGCGCCGCAGTCATCTCTTCAAAGACCGTCAAAACATACTGACGTTGATCGGCACATTGCAGAAAGTAGTTGGTATTTTGAATGCCTGCTTGAATTGGAATCAGTTCAATCACTTTAAGTCCATAAGCTGCTGCAAATAATTGGACCTGCGCCAAACTTAAAGTGGTATACACCGACATAGAAAACCTGCGATAAAAATGAAATAAGTTTGATAGAATACTCGTTCCCACTCTGTAGGTGTAGCACCTCACGAGTAGAGTTACATAATCGCCTGTTATTTTTGGAAAAAATTATGCTTGCTAAACGTATTATTCCTTGTCTCGACGTAGATAATGGTCGTGTGGTCAAGGGTGTACAATTTCTTGATATTCGTGATGCAGGCGATCCTGTTGAAGTGGCACGTCGTTATAACGAGCAAGGTGCTGATGAAATTACCTTTTTAGACATCACCGCCACCTCGAATGGCCGCGATACCACCTATCGTACCGTTGAACGTATGGCAGAAAGTGTTTTTGTTCCGTTGACCGTCGGCGGTGGGGTGCGTAAGGTTGAAGATATTCGCCTGTTGCTAAACGCTGGCGCAGACAAAGTCAGCATTAACTCTGCTGCTGTGTTTACCCCAGAATTTGTTCAAGAAGCATCACAACGCTTCGGTGCACAATGTATTGTGGTGGCGATTGATGCGAAAAAGACCGCTGAAAATAAATGGGAAATCTTTACCCATGGTGGCCGTAAACCCACGGGCATTGATGCCATCGATTGGGCTGTTAAAATGGCCGAATACGGTGCTGGCGAATTGTTGGTTACATCGATGGATGCAGATGGTACCAAAGCGGGATATGATTTAGCCCTCATGCGCCAAATTAATGATCGCGTCAATATTCCAACCATCGCCTCAGGTGGTGTTGGTAATTTACAACATTTGGCTGATGGTATTCTCAAAGGCGGTGCCGATGCGGTGCTTGCTGCGAGTATTTTTCATTTTGGACAGCACAGTATTCCTGAAGCTAAACAGTATCTTGCAGCTCAAGGCATTGAAATGCGTCTCTAATCGAACAATGTGTTGTTTAAGGACATCCGTACTCTGCGGATGTTTTTTTTGGAAAGTACAAAATATTAAAGCGTTGAAAAAAAAACGAGCAAAAAACCAAACCAGAGAAATATAAAAAAAACATAAAAAAAAGGAGCCCTTAGGAGACTCCTTATAAAGTGAGAAACTACAGCGCTTGTGTCACTCAATTTAAACTGATATGTGTATATTGCACATATTTAGTATAATACCTGTTTTTTCTATAATGTCGACAAAAAAATTAACTTTTTTTGTGTATTTAGCCCAAATATCACATCTATCTTGCTATTTATGTTTTTCAAGGAAAAAAATAAGAGGCTATATCAGCCCCATTGCTCATAAATTTAGCTTATTTTTCAATCAATTATGAGGTTCCGGCAAGGCCTTCGCCACCCACTTGGCTGGAAAATAACGTTCGACAGCCTGATTCAATACTTTTGAAAATATGGCTGGCAAAGGTACACCCAAAGGATTTTTTTCTTGTAAATCAATAGATGAAATGACGCGTGTGCCCATCACATAATCAAACCATGGTTTAGTCACACACCAGTTGGCATCTTGATTGGCATTCATATGATGATCATAGTGCCAAGGAATGGTTTTTTTGGCCCAACCAGGCTGCAAATGAGAACGTCGATGTACGTAATAGTAATTACAGGCACTATAAACGGCAGCAGCACTCATGCCTTTGGAAATGGGATAAAAAATCAAGCCTGCTGCACTTGCAACCACAGCCAAAGAAATAATTTCATTCTTGGTCCGCCAGTTGCTAATCCCCTCAACATAGCCATCATCATGAAAATCCTGTTTCACCACTTCGCGATGATGCGCCCAATGTGATTTCATACTATGTGGCACAGGGCTATAACGGGGTTTTCCTGGTCGATGGGTACCATGCAAAATAAACTTATGTGCAACCCACTCAAACCCATTCGCCAAAACCAATCCAACTACAAATCCTTTTATCATCATGATCTCCCACTTGTTTTATGCTTAATATAGGCAATTCCATCGCAATGATATTGACTTTTAAAAGCATAAAAATTGACAAATCACGACAAAGCAGTAGGCTAAGTACTTTGGCCTGATGAACTGATCTTTTCAGCACACTGCAATGACTCAACTATCGACATCTAAAGCATTGAAAGACTATTCTGGTTCCGTCTATGGCGGACTTGGCCAGTTGCTGTATGGCTATTGTCAGGTAAAAGGCATCGCTATTTCCCCGCAATTACAACAACTTCAACAAGTGGAGCGCTTTGAGTTTAGTGTTTGGCGTGAACGATTAGATGAGATTGCGCAGCACAGCTCAAGTCCAGCACTCGGCCTTGAAATCGCTGAATACATTCAACCCAAGCATCTTGGGGTGATGGCCTATATTGCGATGTCCTGTCACACCTTGGCCGAAGCACTGGCGCGTTATCATCATTTCTATCGTTTGATTTATGATGGTAGTCATTTAGAAATTGAGGTTAAAGGTGCGCTGCTGCATATCCGTTGGGCTGAGCTTCCCGCACATTTGATTACCCCACTGACTGCTGAAATTGCGGTGGCACTCTTGGCACAGTTCTTAAAACAATTTCTAGATATCCAAAAAATTTGTTTTGAGCAAGTCAATTTTGCCCATCATAGTAGAAAGACCCTCGTTTATGAGCAGTATTTTGGGTGCAGCGTAAAGTTTGGACAGGCGCATACTGAACTGATTTTACCGTTAAATATACTGCAACAACCGATTCGACAAGCCGATCCCACCCTAGAACAACTCTTGATGCAACAGGCACAAGCCTTATTAGATAAACTGCCACACAGCACTCAATTGGATCAGCGTTTGCAACAAGCCATTTTGCTGGGATTACAACGAAATAACTATCAGATTGAGCATATTGCGGATCAGCTTAAACTCTCGGTCAGACAACTACAACGTCATCTGCAACAGCAAAATAGCCGCTATCAACACCGCGTACAACAAGTCCGTCATATGCTCGCTGCGCAATATTTGCAAGACCCACATCTCAGCTTGCATGAAATTGCGCTGCTACTCAGTTATTCCGAACAAAGTGCTTTTCAACGAGCCTTTAAACAATGGACCGGACACACACCAAGGCAATGGCGAAAGCAGGTTTAATCCGCGCTATAAAAATGGGTTTTCTATTTCACCTTGTTGTGCAGTTTCAATTTTCTCAGGCAAATGCTTTTCTTGTTCAAGTGCCGTCACCACATCATTAAAAAAAGCCTGTAAGGTCTTTGCAATTAGCAGGCCGTCTTGGTCTTTATTGATTTGTAAATTGCCATACAGATTAATATGATCCAGATCATTTTCTAAAGTGAGATCATGGATCGCATGTGATTCGGTTCCTTTTTCAAATGGTTTAAACATGCCATTCCCTCATCATTAATATTGAAGACCTAAGCGACTTTGACTACGTTGTAGCACAAAATAGAGTACCCCGCATAGCAACGCCAAGCATATAAATAAGTTGTTATTTAGGCAAGGATTAACGGGAATCTTGCATAAGAGAACGTAAGGCCGCACTGATGATTTGTTTGACTAAATCCGTAATCGTTGACTCACCAGATGCTGTCGTTGTGCTAGGTGCTGTCGTTGTACTGATTTCTTTGGCGCCAGACTGCGGTTGAAATTGTTTTTGCAACGCTTTCATGTTGTCGGCAGATACCCCTTGGGCACATTGACTCTTACCATCCCAATGTGAATATGCAATTTTTTGATTGGGTTTAACTTGGCTGGCACTGAGTGGCAATTTATAGGTATTACGCTTTTTATCTTCGTTCAACTGCGGAAAAATATTAATCCCCAACTGCTCTTCTAGTTCACAGACACTAATGACCTTCACCTTTAACGAGTTATCATTTGGCGCATAATAAGCACCGATTACACCGGTTTTGGGAATATAAATCGCTTTATAAACAGCTGTGGGTACAATCACTCCATTCCCAATGGTTTTTAATTTTTTCCCTGTAAAAACAGGACCAGTCACCACATAGACCTCTTGCTTCTGTTTGGTCACCAGCGCGCGGGTCGCCTCTTCCAGCTCACGCCACACTTGTTGGTTATTTTTCGGGGCTTGCGGCACCATATTGGCGAGAGAAAAACTATCCGCCTGAGATTGCTTATTCGGCATATCCCCATTGGGTGCCATATGACCGCGATCATAGCCAGACCCACGATAATCTGCGAGCACTGCACGATGTGGTGCACTGACCCGGGTTTCTTCATGGAAACTGTCTTCACGTTTAATTTTCTGGCTCAAACGAGCAGGACTTAAATGTTCTGCAGACCATAACGGTGTCTTTGACATACCCGAATACATGACATTAAAGCCATTGAAACATAAGGCATAACTATTTTTATTCAGACTTTCTTTTTGTAGAAATGGCGGTTGTTCACGATAAAACTGACTTAGACATTGTGAATCAGCAGTCGATATCATCGGAATATTTGGCACATATTGCGTGATTTTGTCCTGTCCTGTCGCAAATGCAATCACTGCAGTGACTACGACGCCTACCAGCACTTTCACTTTCATCCCAGATGATTTCAAACCACACTTTCCTCTATCAATAGCACAGGCTCAAAATTGATGCATATCATCACAAAGCATGTAGCGCGGCTATAAATCGCGCTTAAGCAACCAATGATTTGAGGGATGATCAATCAAATTTGAGAAATTCTTAGCATTATTTTAGCATCAAGCCGTTGCCATCGCGGCAGTTTGCACCATCAAAGCGACGCCTTGTGTCGTCAAATGGCCTCAGATGTTCAAATAGCGAGCATTCTTACCCAGAACCACTGCAACAATAGTCCAATGTTAAAAAAACCAAGGACATCGCCTTGGTTTTGGTGTTGAGATCACACTTAGTTTTCAAATCAGCATGGCTTAAATCTGTATTTGACTGCCCATCTCTACCACACGATTGGGTGGAATCTGATAAAAGTCACTGACTGGACTGGTATTGCGTTGCATTGAAATAAATAGCTTTTCACGCCATGGTGCCATGCCATCACCAACAGTATGAATAAGACGATCACGCGAAATGAAGAAGCTGGTCTGCATCATATCTAATTCAAAATTGAGTTGCTCATAGGCTTGCTCTAACGCTTTTGGAATGTTCGGCTGGTCTTTAAAACCATAATAAACAAAGATGCGATAGAAACGCGGTGCCATTTGCTCCACTCGTACCCGCTCAATCAACGGCACATAAGGCACATCACGGGTAATGACCGTAATCATGATATTACGTTCGTGCAACACCTTGTTATGCTTAATATTGTGCAGCATCGCATGTGGCACAATATTCGGTGTCCCTGTCAAGAAAATCGCATCACCTGGCACAAAAATGGTTTCATCGCTCAGGCTAACGCTTTTAATAAACAAGTCCATGGGCAAGGCATCTTTTTCAAGACGCTTAAATACAATCGCTCGACCATCTTTCCAAGTCATCATGATGGTAAAAACCACAGCACCAATGAGAATTGGCACCCAACCACCCGCTGCGATTTTCAATGAGGTTGATGCCACAAAAACCAAATCGATGAGTAAAAATGGAATGGCGAACAAAGCCACTTTCCAAACTGGCCAACGCCAAAATCCATAGGCCAGCACCGAGATTAAAATCGTCCCGCAGAGCATCGTCATCGTCACTGCAACACCATAAGCACTGGCAAGATTTGCACTGGTTTTAAACAAGACAATCAAGATCAATACCGAGAAAAATAACACCCAATTAATAAAGGGCAAGTAAATTTGCCCTTGTTCAACATCTGAGGTGTGGTTTACGGCCAAACGCGGTAAATAGCGCAATTGAATTGCTTGATTGACCATTGAAAACACACCAGTAATCACAGCTTGAGAGGCAATCACCGCAGCAGCAGTGGCCAAACCAATCATCGGATAAAGTGCCCACTCAGGAACCAATAAATAGAATGGATTTTCAATCGCCGATGGATTACGCAGTAACAAGGCACCCTGCCCGGCATAGTTCAAGAGTAAAGCTGGCAAGACAATGATAAACCAAGCCAAACGGATCGGCATACGCCCAAAATGCCCCATATCCGCATAAAGTGCTTCACCACCGGTCATGGTCAAAATCACCGCACCCATCGTCAAGAACGCCACAAATGGCTGATGGAATACGAAATTAAGTGCCCAATGCGGACTGATCATGGCCAATACAAAAGGCGTTTGCATCACGCTCCAAAGCCCAAGCAGTCCAATCGATAAAAACCAAACAAGGGTCAAAGGGCCAAATAGCTTGCCCATGGTACCTGTACCATGGCGTTGTACCCAGAACAAACCTGCCAAAATGCCAATCGCCAATGGCATTAACCAGTCATTAAACATCGGCGTGGCGATACTGAGTCCTTCGATGGCAGATAACACTGAAATTGCAGGAGTAATAATCCCATCACCAAAAAACAGGGATGCCCCAACAAAGCCCAAAGCAATCAAATAGATTTTTTTATTTTCTGCAATTCGTGTGGTCCGAAGGTTAAGCGCCAAGAGCGACATAATCCCGCCTTCGCCATTATTATCTGCACGCATAATCACGGTGACATACTTAAAGCTGATGGTCAGCATCATGCACCAAAAAATCAGCGATAAAATTCCCAATACCGTTGCTTCAGTGATGGCAATATGTGCAGTTAAAAAACATTGCCGAAGGGCGTATAAAGGGCTGGTTCCGATATCACCAAACACGACACCAAGGGCAGCGAGAGTGATCGCGGGCATTGCCGCTTTTTTTGCAGTACTTTGCATATTTAGCCATCAATCTAGACAATATTTTTGCGAATCATATCACTGAGAAAAAACTTTTGCTCTAA from Acinetobacter pullicarnis encodes the following:
- a CDS encoding potassium transporter Kup — protein: MQSTAKKAAMPAITLAALGVVFGDIGTSPLYALRQCFLTAHIAITEATVLGILSLIFWCMMLTISFKYVTVIMRADNNGEGGIMSLLALNLRTTRIAENKKIYLIALGFVGASLFFGDGIITPAISVLSAIEGLSIATPMFNDWLMPLAIGILAGLFWVQRHGTGTMGKLFGPLTLVWFLSIGLLGLWSVMQTPFVLAMISPHWALNFVFHQPFVAFLTMGAVILTMTGGEALYADMGHFGRMPIRLAWFIIVLPALLLNYAGQGALLLRNPSAIENPFYLLVPEWALYPMIGLATAAAVIASQAVITGVFSMVNQAIQLRYLPRLAVNHTSDVEQGQIYLPFINWVLFFSVLILIVLFKTSANLASAYGVAVTMTMLCGTILISVLAYGFWRWPVWKVALFAIPFLLIDLVFVASTSLKIAAGGWVPILIGAVVFTIMMTWKDGRAIVFKRLEKDALPMDLFIKSVSLSDETIFVPGDAIFLTGTPNIVPHAMLHNIKHNKVLHERNIMITVITRDVPYVPLIERVRVEQMAPRFYRIFVYYGFKDQPNIPKALEQAYEQLNFELDMMQTSFFISRDRLIHTVGDGMAPWREKLFISMQRNTSPVSDFYQIPPNRVVEMGSQIQI
- the hisF gene encoding imidazole glycerol phosphate synthase subunit HisF, translating into MLAKRIIPCLDVDNGRVVKGVQFLDIRDAGDPVEVARRYNEQGADEITFLDITATSNGRDTTYRTVERMAESVFVPLTVGGGVRKVEDIRLLLNAGADKVSINSAAVFTPEFVQEASQRFGAQCIVVAIDAKKTAENKWEIFTHGGRKPTGIDAIDWAVKMAEYGAGELLVTSMDADGTKAGYDLALMRQINDRVNIPTIASGGVGNLQHLADGILKGGADAVLAASIFHFGQHSIPEAKQYLAAQGIEMRL
- a CDS encoding DNA/RNA non-specific endonuclease, translating into MKVKVLVGVVVTAVIAFATGQDKITQYVPNIPMISTADSQCLSQFYREQPPFLQKESLNKNSYALCFNGFNVMYSGMSKTPLWSAEHLSPARLSQKIKREDSFHEETRVSAPHRAVLADYRGSGYDRGHMAPNGDMPNKQSQADSFSLANMVPQAPKNNQQVWRELEEATRALVTKQKQEVYVVTGPVFTGKKLKTIGNGVIVPTAVYKAIYIPKTGVIGAYYAPNDNSLKVKVISVCELEEQLGINIFPQLNEDKKRNTYKLPLSASQVKPNQKIAYSHWDGKSQCAQGVSADNMKALQKQFQPQSGAKEISTTTAPSTTTASGESTITDLVKQIISAALRSLMQDSR
- a CDS encoding AraC family transcriptional regulator translates to MTQLSTSKALKDYSGSVYGGLGQLLYGYCQVKGIAISPQLQQLQQVERFEFSVWRERLDEIAQHSSSPALGLEIAEYIQPKHLGVMAYIAMSCHTLAEALARYHHFYRLIYDGSHLEIEVKGALLHIRWAELPAHLITPLTAEIAVALLAQFLKQFLDIQKICFEQVNFAHHSRKTLVYEQYFGCSVKFGQAHTELILPLNILQQPIRQADPTLEQLLMQQAQALLDKLPHSTQLDQRLQQAILLGLQRNNYQIEHIADQLKLSVRQLQRHLQQQNSRYQHRVQQVRHMLAAQYLQDPHLSLHEIALLLSYSEQSAFQRAFKQWTGHTPRQWRKQV